The Chlorogloeopsis sp. ULAP01 genome window below encodes:
- a CDS encoding Sll0314/Alr1548 family TPR repeat-containing protein, with protein sequence MIKRFPPVQATVPTRLTKLAQVAIATTLVLNVWGNPSVAADPFRSKEARNIGNNTEAAFNAIFQKGDYKAAENYLQQALSKEPNEPLAYAMKASLAYTNKDWASLETYSKKTLEIAQKLTSSDPLRGNLYTAVGHFLEGAVIMQREGTVSAAPKALGRLREIYKHLEQAEAVAANDAELNLLKGYMDLMLAVNLPFASPEQAIERLEKNAGPQYLVNRGIALAYRDLKRYDRALEYAERALKMTPDNPELYYLKAQIQRGMAKKDKNQQMMQEAVNNFDKALTKQAQLPAGLVKQIQRERRLTVRDIAKAQR encoded by the coding sequence ATGATTAAAAGGTTTCCACCTGTGCAAGCAACTGTGCCTACTAGGTTGACCAAGCTTGCTCAAGTTGCTATTGCAACAACTCTAGTTCTCAATGTTTGGGGCAATCCCTCTGTTGCTGCCGATCCTTTTCGTAGCAAAGAAGCGCGTAACATTGGTAACAATACTGAAGCAGCATTCAACGCCATTTTCCAAAAGGGTGACTATAAAGCCGCCGAAAATTATCTACAACAGGCACTATCTAAAGAACCAAATGAACCCCTCGCCTATGCAATGAAGGCATCATTAGCATACACCAATAAGGATTGGGCTTCATTAGAAACCTATAGCAAGAAAACTTTAGAAATTGCCCAAAAACTAACTTCTAGCGATCCTTTACGCGGAAATCTGTATACTGCTGTTGGTCATTTTTTAGAAGGGGCAGTGATTATGCAGCGCGAAGGTACAGTCAGTGCTGCACCAAAAGCCTTAGGCAGACTGCGGGAAATTTATAAACATTTAGAGCAAGCCGAAGCTGTTGCTGCCAACGATGCAGAACTGAATTTGCTCAAGGGCTATATGGACTTGATGCTGGCTGTAAATTTGCCATTTGCTAGTCCAGAACAGGCAATAGAACGTTTAGAAAAAAATGCTGGGCCTCAGTATTTGGTGAATCGAGGTATTGCCCTTGCTTATCGAGATTTAAAACGGTACGATCGCGCACTTGAATATGCAGAACGTGCCTTAAAAATGACACCAGATAATCCAGAATTGTATTATTTAAAAGCCCAAATTCAACGCGGAATGGCAAAAAAAGATAAAAATCAACAAATGATGCAGGAAGCGGTAAATAATTTTGACAAAGCGCTGACGAAACAAGCTCAACTGCCAGCAGGTTTGGTAAAACAAATTCAACGCGAACGCCGCCTCACAGTTAGAGATATTGCTAAAGCCCAAAGGTAG
- a CDS encoding LptF/LptG family permease gives MDRYLASELLPPFLFGVGAFSSIGVTIDTAFDLVRKIIESGLPIGIALKVFLLKFPEFAVLALPMSTLLATLMTYSRLSSESELIALRGCGVSTYRMVLTAVIMSFLVTVLTFVFNEQIVPAANYQASLTLDKVLKSDKPTFKQENIFYPEYRYVQQNDGDKEKVLTRLFYADKFDGKQMKGLTIIDRSQEGLNQIVVAESSQWNPTQSVWDFYNGTIYLIAPDRSYRNIVRFEKQQLKLPRTALDVAQRSRDYGEMNIIQSLEQLELERLGGDEQKIRKLQVRIQQKFSLPFICVVFGLVGAAMGSIPQRTGRGTSFGVSVIVIFTYYLFYFITGAMAQAKILSPFMGAWLPNFVFLGVGIFLLRRVTRS, from the coding sequence ATGGATCGCTACTTGGCTAGCGAACTACTGCCACCATTTTTATTTGGTGTTGGGGCTTTTTCTTCCATCGGTGTTACAATCGACACTGCTTTTGACCTAGTCAGGAAAATAATAGAATCAGGGCTACCAATAGGCATTGCCTTGAAAGTTTTTTTATTGAAATTTCCTGAGTTTGCTGTTTTAGCTTTGCCTATGTCCACGCTCCTTGCTACTCTGATGACTTACAGTCGTCTATCTAGCGAGAGTGAGTTAATTGCCCTACGTGGTTGTGGGGTCAGCACTTATCGCATGGTGTTGACTGCTGTAATCATGAGTTTTTTAGTGACAGTATTAACGTTTGTATTTAACGAGCAGATTGTACCAGCAGCTAATTATCAAGCATCTCTAACTCTAGACAAAGTGTTGAAGTCAGATAAGCCAACATTTAAGCAGGAAAATATTTTTTATCCAGAATATCGGTACGTTCAGCAGAATGATGGTGACAAGGAAAAGGTTTTGACACGCTTGTTTTACGCCGACAAGTTTGATGGTAAACAGATGAAAGGCTTGACTATTATCGATCGATCGCAAGAAGGTCTCAATCAAATTGTTGTGGCTGAATCATCTCAATGGAATCCAACTCAAAGTGTCTGGGATTTCTACAACGGTACTATCTATTTAATCGCCCCCGATCGCTCTTATCGCAATATTGTCAGGTTTGAAAAACAACAGCTTAAACTACCCCGCACAGCATTAGATGTGGCACAAAGAAGCCGTGACTACGGTGAGATGAACATTATCCAATCGCTAGAACAATTGGAATTAGAACGTCTCGGTGGTGATGAGCAAAAGATTCGCAAACTCCAAGTGCGGATTCAACAAAAATTTTCTTTGCCTTTTATCTGTGTGGTTTTTGGTTTAGTTGGTGCGGCGATGGGAAGCATACCCCAACGGACTGGGCGAGGCACAAGTTTTGGTGTCAGCGTTATAGTGATATTTACTTATTATTTGTTCTATTTTATTACTGGTGCTATGGCACAGGCAAAAATCCTTTCTCCCTTTATGGGAGCTTGGTTGCCCAACTTTGTGTTTTTGGGAGTAGGTATATTTTTATTGAGGCGAGTCACGCGATCTTAA
- a CDS encoding energy-coupling factor ABC transporter ATP-binding protein, which produces MLYLKNLIYHPTACPTSILKSINLNLAPQQLGLIIGPSGSGKSTLLEILSGLAEPTSGSVFWREQNLTAEQLQQLAGLVFQFPERHFCGGTILEELRLGHPELGAERVRQALQEVGLEHLSLSSSPHALSGGQQRRLALAVQLIRQPNLLLLDEPTAGLDWSMRRQLVNLLAKLKRDRTLLVVTHDAGDLLAIADCCWSINHGELEAIDPYTLEKLETNVQEPLPAA; this is translated from the coding sequence ATGCTCTATCTGAAAAATCTAATTTATCATCCCACAGCTTGCCCAACTTCAATTCTCAAATCTATTAATTTGAACTTAGCACCTCAACAGTTAGGTCTGATTATCGGGCCAAGTGGTTCTGGCAAAAGTACGTTACTAGAGATTTTGTCTGGGTTAGCGGAACCCACTTCTGGCTCTGTTTTCTGGCGCGAACAAAATTTAACTGCTGAACAGCTACAACAATTAGCAGGATTAGTATTTCAATTCCCTGAACGGCATTTTTGTGGCGGTACGATTTTAGAAGAGTTGCGCTTAGGACATCCAGAATTGGGAGCAGAGCGAGTTAGGCAGGCATTGCAAGAAGTGGGCTTAGAGCATTTATCGCTTTCGTCATCACCCCATGCATTAAGTGGTGGTCAGCAACGACGTTTGGCTTTAGCCGTACAATTAATTCGCCAGCCAAATTTATTATTGCTGGATGAACCTACGGCTGGTTTGGATTGGTCAATGCGTAGACAACTGGTAAATTTATTGGCGAAACTAAAACGAGATCGGACGTTATTAGTAGTAACCCACGACGCAGGAGATTTGTTAGCGATCGCCGACTGTTGCTGGAGCATTAATCATGGTGAACTAGAAGCAATCGATCCATACACATTGGAAAAATTAGAAACCAATGTCCAAGAACCTCTGCCCGCAGCGTGA
- a CDS encoding NUDIX hydrolase → MGKSGEIRVLALGLIRDSEYAKRTLRERLFISQGYDKFTQQTFYRALGGGVDFGETSLEALKREFKEEIQAELTNIRYLGCLENIFIYNGQPGHEIIQLYECDFVDPNFYQLEKIVFAEGERQKTALWVEISRFKSGELKLVPEQIFEFL, encoded by the coding sequence ATGGGCAAATCAGGAGAAATTCGCGTCTTAGCCTTGGGATTAATTCGAGATAGCGAGTACGCAAAGCGTACGCTACGCGAACGCCTTTTCATCTCTCAAGGCTACGATAAATTTACGCAGCAAACTTTTTATCGTGCCTTGGGCGGTGGTGTAGACTTTGGTGAAACTAGTTTAGAAGCCCTCAAGCGTGAGTTTAAAGAAGAAATTCAAGCAGAATTAACTAATATTCGCTATTTGGGTTGTTTGGAGAATATATTTATTTATAATGGTCAACCTGGTCACGAAATCATTCAACTTTATGAATGCGATTTTGTTGACCCTAATTTTTATCAATTGGAAAAGATAGTATTTGCTGAAGGTGAACGACAAAAAACAGCTTTGTGGGTAGAGATTAGTCGCTTCAAATCGGGAGAATTAAAGTTAGTTCCAGAGCAGATTTTTGAATTTCTGTGA
- a CDS encoding phycocyanobilin:ferredoxin oxidoreductase yields MLTIKPSLREQQHPLIRQLADSIEAVWQKHLDLSPYNLPAELGYVEGRLEGEKLTIENRCYQTPQFRKLHLELAKVGNMLDILHCVMFPRPDYDLPMFGCDLVGGRGQISAAIADLSPVSSDRSLPESYISLLSALPTFNFSQPRELPEWGHIFSDFCIFVRPASPEEEAMFLKHVQAFLEIHCQNAIASTPVSSDKVRQIIAGQHNYCSNQQQNDKTRRVLEKAFGSEWAENYMSTVLFDLPN; encoded by the coding sequence ATGTTAACGATTAAGCCCTCACTACGCGAGCAACAACATCCTCTGATTCGTCAACTGGCTGATAGCATTGAAGCAGTCTGGCAAAAGCACCTAGATCTGTCACCCTACAATTTGCCGGCAGAACTGGGGTATGTAGAAGGTAGACTGGAAGGCGAGAAACTAACCATCGAAAATCGCTGCTATCAAACACCCCAGTTTCGCAAATTGCACTTGGAATTGGCAAAAGTGGGAAATATGCTAGATATTTTGCACTGTGTGATGTTTCCCCGCCCAGATTACGATTTGCCGATGTTTGGTTGCGATTTAGTCGGAGGTAGGGGACAAATTAGTGCAGCGATCGCGGATCTTTCACCAGTTAGTTCTGATCGCTCCCTACCAGAATCTTATATCTCATTACTCTCGGCACTGCCAACATTCAATTTTTCTCAACCGCGAGAATTACCTGAATGGGGACACATCTTTTCTGATTTTTGTATCTTTGTCCGCCCGGCTTCACCTGAAGAAGAAGCGATGTTTCTCAAACACGTGCAGGCATTTCTGGAGATTCACTGCCAAAATGCGATCGCCTCCACACCAGTTTCATCCGACAAGGTAAGACAAATTATTGCTGGGCAGCATAATTATTGCAGCAACCAGCAGCAAAATGACAAAACTCGTCGTGTCCTGGAAAAAGCTTTTGGTTCAGAATGGGCAGAAAATTATATGTCTACAGTTTTGTTTGATCTACCAAATTAA
- a CDS encoding ABC transporter ATP-binding protein, which produces MKVRSSYWQLLPYLWPQWPLLVRGVACILGYVLFTLLLPYLAGQVAFFIGQGNVNQIAYWLGLATVVFLVRGLFQYGQNIFMIDAALEMALNVRKRVYAHLHKLGLDYFETAQTGDLTYRLTEDVDRVGEIVDKLSHQFLSNILQLIAIPAYMLYLNWPLTLAGLILAPIMAWLIGQFGQRLLVLSRQSQNQVSNLSALLTEVFGGIRVVQAFAAQGYEVKRFNREAEHNRLAKYRTQQLKAIQFPVVGFLEAVSIMLLFLLGGWQISQGNLTGQEFVSFLTAVALLIQPIDLTISNYNEFKQTEASVERIFELMAEQPSLSEKSNAKQLPRVMGKVEYSHVSFAYNPNQPVLKDLSLQISPGNVIALVGTSGAGKSTLISLLLRFYDPQAGQILIDDIDIRDVTLTSLRHQIGIVPQDITLFSGTIAENIGYGQEELDLEAIQEAAKIANAHSFITQFSQGYHSWVGERGVNLSGGQRQRLAIARAIVNDPRILILDEATSALDSESEALVQEALERVMQNRTVFIIAHRLSSVRRADCILVLEQGQVVESGTHDSLLSQGGRYARFYAQQFYSTNQ; this is translated from the coding sequence ATGAAAGTCCGCTCTAGCTACTGGCAATTGTTGCCTTATCTGTGGCCCCAATGGCCGCTGTTAGTTCGGGGAGTAGCTTGTATCTTGGGATACGTGCTGTTTACCTTATTACTACCCTATCTAGCAGGGCAAGTCGCTTTTTTTATTGGTCAGGGAAATGTTAACCAGATTGCCTACTGGCTCGGACTAGCCACTGTAGTATTTTTGGTTCGGGGGCTGTTTCAATACGGGCAGAATATTTTTATGATCGATGCTGCTCTGGAAATGGCTTTGAACGTGCGCAAACGAGTCTATGCCCACCTGCACAAACTCGGATTGGATTACTTTGAAACTGCACAGACAGGTGATCTTACTTATCGCTTGACTGAAGATGTTGATCGCGTAGGCGAGATTGTTGATAAGTTATCTCACCAGTTTCTTTCCAATATCTTGCAGCTAATTGCTATTCCCGCTTATATGCTCTACCTGAATTGGCCGCTCACGCTTGCGGGTTTGATATTAGCTCCCATAATGGCTTGGTTAATTGGACAATTTGGTCAGCGATTACTTGTGTTATCTCGCCAAAGTCAAAATCAAGTATCCAATTTGTCTGCGCTACTAACTGAAGTCTTTGGCGGTATTCGCGTTGTTCAGGCATTTGCAGCACAAGGGTATGAAGTAAAGCGATTCAATCGGGAAGCAGAACACAATCGCCTAGCTAAGTATCGCACTCAACAACTCAAAGCGATTCAGTTTCCTGTAGTCGGTTTTTTGGAAGCAGTCAGTATTATGCTGCTGTTTTTATTGGGAGGATGGCAGATTTCTCAAGGCAATCTCACCGGGCAAGAATTTGTCAGCTTCTTAACTGCCGTAGCTTTACTTATTCAGCCTATAGATTTAACGATTAGCAATTACAACGAGTTTAAACAGACTGAAGCCTCTGTCGAACGCATATTTGAATTAATGGCCGAGCAGCCTAGTCTGAGTGAAAAATCGAATGCAAAACAGCTGCCACGAGTCATGGGCAAGGTAGAGTATAGCCATGTTAGTTTCGCCTACAATCCCAATCAGCCAGTTTTAAAGGATCTCAGCCTGCAAATTTCTCCTGGTAATGTGATTGCCTTGGTTGGTACTTCTGGAGCAGGCAAATCGACTTTAATTAGTCTTTTACTTCGCTTCTACGATCCTCAAGCAGGTCAAATTTTGATTGATGATATTGATATCCGCGATGTGACACTAACCAGTTTGCGCCATCAAATCGGGATTGTTCCCCAGGATATTACTCTATTTTCGGGAACGATCGCCGAAAACATTGGTTACGGTCAGGAAGAATTAGATTTAGAAGCGATTCAGGAAGCGGCAAAAATTGCCAACGCTCACTCCTTTATCACCCAATTTTCCCAGGGTTACCATAGCTGGGTAGGCGAGCGTGGAGTTAACTTATCTGGAGGACAACGCCAAAGATTAGCGATCGCCAGAGCAATTGTCAACGATCCTCGAATTCTGATCTTGGATGAGGCTACCTCTGCTCTAGATTCTGAATCAGAAGCATTAGTTCAAGAGGCGCTTGAGCGAGTGATGCAAAACCGTACGGTTTTTATTATTGCCCATCGCCTCAGCAGCGTCCGTCGCGCTGACTGTATTCTCGTACTAGAACAAGGACAAGTGGTAGAATCTGGTACGCACGATTCTCTCCTTTCCCAAGGAGGACGGTATGCCCGTTTTTACGCCCAACAGTTCTACTCTACAAATCAGTAG
- a CDS encoding glycosyltransferase family 39 protein, protein MSHQKYPSKGCKNLLILGIIWLLGAVCDRIWFALDRSIPAWDQADYLTGTLNYWQALQNPQWWDSEWWQSFWTISSKIPPLTYILAAVVQNIFGTGPDQAALVMLLFSAILLGSVYGLGTALFNSTVGLWAAALCQVIPALYVLRLNFLLDYPLTSAVTFSFFCFTLWQVTLKKAEGSPYELRTPPSMKEDSFPYTPKPLYPYTLFQVRGQKAEGNSDKETRRQGVEGGEELIRVNSSPSSPSSLSPSSVAPPPLLLAAVFGLSLGLALLVKQTALFFLFTPIAWVGLTSLRQRRWGQLAQLLGALLLSTLVFAPWYRANWLIILTSGKRATIDSAIAEDDPPLNTLEAWTYYWHQLPAQVSWPLLLIPIFALLLYWGLTAVDEAEKEKFPVSPRPRVPASSCFPVSPAWSLKWLAIFWIGAYLLSSLNPNKDDRYVLPYLPVLTVVLAYGLTRLRSLWGQRIRWGTFGLAVLLMLFNLFPIGGFIGNGITLALSPNARQFPNMKEELPLPQVIAQIVETEPYLRSTLGVLPSTKKINQHNLNYYGRLANFQVYGRQVGVKKKFVQQDARSLSWFLSKSGKQGSVPKAQALMVKTVEEDGNFQLHKTWNSGGTTLKLYHQKTPPVEVKQISQQPQAQIALLQVTVPEKAPPQVPVPVTYEWNGSWEELQNGIVLLTWRNLSERERRELAGEKLWIHDHGIGMGNLHAGANKPQGTFRVIERLAMLPPADVTPGNYTLEAMYLNRVSGETYSIPVPKITLQVEPEAVPTSAPELDLLTQLRVLAATLPKGTKALEQLFAEIGRINQYDPIQDYLEQARLSLEYRLQQDSQNRDWAYALALANVLQKRVSGAIAALEQVTQLDSENPYAWAYLAFVQLYNWQPRAAEKSLQPSLTKNPDSQEIQALNGVAALMQGKVIQAWQIYQRLGTGD, encoded by the coding sequence ATGAGTCATCAAAAATATCCAAGCAAAGGCTGCAAAAATTTACTGATATTGGGCATTATTTGGTTATTAGGTGCAGTATGCGATCGCATCTGGTTCGCCTTAGATCGCTCCATTCCAGCTTGGGATCAGGCAGATTATTTAACTGGTACGTTGAATTATTGGCAAGCGCTGCAAAACCCTCAATGGTGGGATAGCGAGTGGTGGCAAAGTTTTTGGACGATTTCTTCTAAAATACCGCCTTTAACTTACATTCTTGCAGCTGTTGTACAGAATATATTTGGCACTGGCCCCGATCAAGCTGCACTAGTAATGTTGTTATTCAGTGCAATTTTACTAGGCTCAGTCTATGGATTAGGCACAGCCTTGTTTAACAGTACTGTAGGCTTATGGGCAGCTGCACTCTGCCAAGTCATCCCCGCTCTTTATGTATTACGTCTAAATTTTCTCCTTGATTATCCTCTAACATCTGCTGTCACCTTCAGTTTTTTTTGCTTCACGCTTTGGCAAGTCACACTTAAGAAGGCAGAAGGCAGTCCCTATGAACTTCGTACACCACCAAGTATGAAAGAGGATTCTTTCCCCTACACCCCTAAACCCTTATACCCCTACACCCTCTTTCAAGTCAGAGGGCAGAAGGCAGAAGGAAATAGCGACAAGGAGACAAGGAGACAAGGAGTTGAGGGAGGTGAGGAATTGATAAGAGTAAATTCTTCCCCATCCTCCCCATCTTCCCTATCTCCCTCATCTGTTGCTCCCCCTCCTCTCCTCCTGGCAGCAGTGTTTGGTTTATCTTTGGGTTTGGCCTTATTGGTAAAGCAAACGGCGTTATTCTTTCTATTCACACCGATCGCATGGGTTGGGTTGACCTCACTTCGTCAACGCCGTTGGGGACAACTGGCGCAGTTGCTTGGCGCTTTATTATTATCAACCTTGGTATTTGCTCCTTGGTATCGTGCCAATTGGTTAATTATTCTCACTTCTGGCAAACGGGCAACGATAGATTCTGCCATTGCTGAAGACGATCCACCTTTAAATACGCTGGAAGCCTGGACTTATTACTGGCATCAATTGCCCGCTCAAGTTTCTTGGCCGTTATTACTTATACCAATATTTGCTTTACTACTTTATTGGGGACTGACTGCGGTAGATGAGGCGGAGAAAGAAAAATTCCCCGTGTCCCCGCGTCCCCGTGTCCCCGCGTCCTCTTGTTTCCCCGTGTCCCCTGCCTGGAGCCTGAAATGGTTGGCAATATTTTGGATAGGCGCTTATTTACTGTCATCACTAAACCCAAATAAAGATGACCGTTATGTATTGCCTTATTTACCAGTACTAACAGTAGTTTTAGCATATGGGTTAACTCGTCTTCGTAGTTTGTGGGGACAGCGGATTCGTTGGGGTACTTTTGGTTTAGCAGTGCTTTTAATGTTGTTCAACCTATTTCCCATTGGAGGATTTATTGGTAATGGCATTACACTTGCTTTGAGTCCAAATGCCCGGCAGTTCCCTAATATGAAAGAAGAGTTACCACTGCCCCAAGTAATAGCCCAAATCGTTGAAACAGAACCATATTTGCGTTCTACTTTGGGAGTGTTACCATCAACGAAAAAAATTAATCAACACAATTTGAATTATTATGGAAGGCTGGCAAATTTCCAAGTTTACGGTAGACAGGTAGGAGTCAAAAAGAAGTTTGTCCAACAGGATGCGCGATCGCTTTCGTGGTTTCTAAGCAAAAGTGGCAAACAAGGTTCAGTCCCGAAAGCTCAAGCTCTGATGGTTAAAACTGTCGAGGAAGATGGTAATTTTCAACTTCACAAAACTTGGAATTCCGGTGGCACCACTCTCAAGCTTTATCATCAAAAAACACCGCCAGTAGAAGTCAAACAGATTTCTCAACAACCACAAGCTCAGATTGCTTTGTTACAAGTGACGGTACCGGAAAAAGCCCCACCACAAGTGCCAGTACCCGTAACTTATGAGTGGAATGGTTCTTGGGAAGAATTGCAAAACGGTATCGTGTTGTTAACTTGGCGAAACCTCTCCGAGCGGGAAAGGAGGGAACTTGCAGGGGAGAAATTATGGATACACGATCACGGTATCGGCATGGGAAATTTACATGCAGGCGCAAACAAACCTCAAGGTACATTCCGAGTTATTGAAAGATTAGCAATGCTACCACCTGCTGATGTGACGCCAGGAAATTACACTTTAGAAGCGATGTACCTTAACCGTGTTTCTGGGGAAACTTATTCAATCCCTGTACCAAAAATAACTCTGCAAGTTGAGCCAGAAGCAGTCCCGACAAGTGCGCCAGAGTTGGATTTACTTACACAATTACGTGTATTGGCGGCAACTTTACCAAAGGGTACAAAGGCATTAGAGCAATTGTTTGCAGAAATTGGACGTATCAATCAATACGACCCCATCCAAGATTATTTAGAACAAGCGCGATTGAGTTTAGAATATCGATTGCAACAGGATTCGCAAAATCGTGATTGGGCTTATGCTTTGGCTTTAGCAAACGTGTTGCAAAAAAGAGTCAGTGGTGCGATCGCTGCCCTAGAACAAGTAACTCAATTAGACTCAGAAAATCCTTACGCTTGGGCATATTTAGCATTTGTCCAACTCTATAACTGGCAGCCAAGAGCAGCGGAAAAATCTCTGCAACCGAGTTTGACTAAAAATCCTGATTCACAGGAGATTCAAGCATTGAATGGAGTAGCTGCGCTCATGCAAGGAAAAGTAATTCAAGCATGGCAGATTTACCAGAGGCTAGGGACTGGGGATTAG
- a CDS encoding lipid-A-disaccharide synthase-related protein has protein sequence MPSSKRILFISNGHGEDNHTSHVIQTLRQLCPALDMAAMPIVGEGKAYRSLNIPIIGPTQRMPSGGFFYMRRLYLLKDFQSGLIGLTWRQLQAVLQYAPNCDLIMATGDVVSQTFAYLTKRPFVSFISCLSALYEGRLRLNPLLWHDLNSSRCLAVVTRDPYTAQDLNKQGLTKAQFGGIPALDRLVPTGKNLYLKPDIPAIALLPGSRIPEAVRNFCLQLQLVLEIAKIMPEPGVQFRAALVPDLMAQLDDIAKTQGWQLNEGILTYSPVGSSPDTPPLAEVRCYSDAFSDIVCESTLVIGMAGLAVDLAVAIGKPVIQIPGEGPQFTYQFAEAQTRLLGISAQTIGTKPATPEILKQAARRVVETLQDADYLAKCQENGRQRFGAPGASERIARLLLTYLGET, from the coding sequence ATGCCTTCTTCTAAGCGAATCTTATTTATTAGTAACGGTCATGGAGAGGATAATCATACCTCTCATGTTATTCAAACTTTGCGCCAATTGTGTCCTGCTCTTGACATGGCAGCAATGCCAATTGTGGGGGAAGGAAAAGCCTACCGCAGCTTGAACATCCCCATTATTGGCCCAACCCAAAGAATGCCCTCTGGGGGATTCTTCTACATGAGACGCCTCTATTTGCTCAAAGATTTTCAATCGGGGTTAATAGGGTTAACATGGCGGCAATTACAAGCGGTGTTGCAGTATGCTCCCAACTGCGATTTGATTATGGCTACTGGGGATGTCGTCTCTCAGACATTCGCTTACTTAACGAAACGCCCTTTTGTCTCTTTTATCTCTTGTCTTTCTGCCCTCTACGAAGGGCGATTGCGTCTCAATCCGCTTCTGTGGCACGATCTTAATTCTTCTCGATGTCTGGCAGTTGTAACCAGAGATCCTTATACAGCCCAAGATCTAAACAAACAAGGTTTAACTAAAGCTCAGTTTGGTGGCATCCCGGCTTTAGATCGGCTTGTGCCTACAGGTAAAAACTTGTACCTCAAACCAGATATTCCCGCGATCGCTCTCTTACCAGGCTCGCGCATCCCAGAAGCCGTGCGAAATTTCTGTTTGCAGTTGCAACTGGTGTTAGAAATTGCCAAGATCATGCCTGAGCCAGGAGTACAATTTCGTGCAGCTTTAGTACCAGATTTGATGGCACAACTGGACGATATTGCTAAAACTCAAGGTTGGCAGCTAAATGAAGGCATACTCACTTATTCTCCTGTGGGAAGTTCTCCTGACACACCACCACTTGCAGAAGTCAGATGTTACTCAGATGCCTTCAGTGACATTGTTTGTGAATCTACCCTCGTCATTGGCATGGCGGGATTGGCAGTGGATCTAGCAGTAGCGATCGGCAAACCTGTGATCCAAATTCCCGGCGAGGGGCCTCAATTCACCTATCAATTTGCAGAGGCACAAACACGGCTATTAGGCATTTCTGCCCAAACCATCGGCACTAAGCCCGCAACCCCTGAAATTCTCAAACAAGCGGCTCGACGAGTAGTCGAGACTTTACAAGATGCAGATTATCTTGCCAAGTGTCAAGAAAATGGACGCCAGCGATTTGGCGCGCCTGGTGCATCTGAGAGAATTGCCCGCCTTCTGCTAACCTATCTAGGAGAAACTTAG
- a CDS encoding NUDIX domain-containing protein, which produces MKKTIKIRVKVFGLIRDENRIFVSEDYDSVKQQKYYRALGGSIEFGETSCAALEREFQEEIQAELKNIRYRGCLENLFTLEGKPGHEIVQVYECEFINPKFYQLQELVFVEPTHNSQHKALWIDIARVKSGELRLGPEDFCDYL; this is translated from the coding sequence ATGAAAAAAACAATAAAAATTCGGGTAAAAGTATTTGGATTAATCCGAGATGAAAATCGGATTTTTGTTTCTGAAGATTATGATTCAGTAAAGCAACAAAAATATTATCGTGCCTTGGGTGGCAGTATTGAATTTGGTGAAACTAGCTGTGCCGCACTGGAGAGAGAATTTCAAGAAGAAATCCAAGCAGAATTAAAAAATATTCGCTATCGGGGTTGTCTGGAAAATTTATTTACTCTTGAAGGTAAACCAGGTCACGAAATCGTGCAAGTTTATGAATGCGAGTTTATCAATCCAAAGTTTTATCAGTTGCAGGAATTAGTTTTCGTTGAACCAACACATAATTCTCAACACAAAGCTCTTTGGATAGATATTGCTCGCGTTAAATCAGGTGAATTGAGGTTAGGGCCTGAGGATTTTTGTGATTATTTATAG
- a CDS encoding DUF3531 family protein, whose product MKIQFREFNPFDLWIWLKFSTVPSAREREYVEELFDSWFYLGKLGAFNAENLQVQETGLDISYMNYDSEAYDRSLLALMHNKGDFEYQGEWARCWFDLGTSDAIALDILINAIQQLGVEYVTIDEVYIGGENPDWPVEESESRPSFIYDN is encoded by the coding sequence ATGAAAATACAGTTTCGCGAATTTAACCCTTTTGATTTGTGGATTTGGCTAAAATTCAGCACTGTACCTTCTGCACGTGAAAGAGAGTATGTAGAAGAGCTTTTTGATTCTTGGTTTTATCTGGGCAAATTGGGCGCATTTAATGCCGAAAATCTCCAGGTACAGGAGACAGGATTAGATATCAGCTACATGAATTATGATTCAGAAGCATACGATAGAAGCTTGCTAGCACTGATGCACAATAAGGGTGACTTTGAATACCAAGGAGAATGGGCGCGTTGCTGGTTTGACTTAGGAACCTCTGATGCGATCGCTTTAGATATTCTGATTAACGCCATTCAGCAATTGGGTGTGGAGTACGTCACCATTGATGAAGTTTACATCGGCGGCGAGAATCCAGATTGGCCTGTCGAAGAAAGTGAAAGTCGTCCTTCGTTTATCTACGATAACTAG